The following are encoded in a window of Kitasatospora sp. NBC_01250 genomic DNA:
- a CDS encoding alpha-1,4-glucan--maltose-1-phosphate maltosyltransferase, which yields MIGRIPVLDVAPLVDGGRRPARAVVGETFQVTATVFGEGHGKVNANVVLRDPRGRTGPWTPMRELAPGTDHWGAAVTPTAEGRWSYSVEAWSDPVAGWQHTAAVKVPAGQDVELTLEEGALLLERAAAGIPRRAGRAEVLKAVTALRDPALPPLSRLAAALAPAVTEPLLQHPLRELVTASAALPLQVERQRALYGSWYEFFPRSEGATLDPPRSGTFRTAAERLPAIAAMGFDVLYLPPIHPIGHSFRKGPNNTLTPGPDDVGSPWAIGSPEGGHDAVHPDLGTIEDFDAFVARAQELGLEIALDFALQASPDHPWVNKHPQWFSHRIDGTIAYAENPPKKYQDIYPINFDQDFDGLVIETLRLLRHWMGHGVRIFRVDNPHTKPVHFWEKVIGEINRTDPDVIFLAEAFTRPAMMHTLAKIGFQQSYTYFTWRNSKHELTEYLTELSGPAAAYMRPNFFANTPDILPRHLQHQGPAAFAVRAVLAATLSPSYGIYAGYELAESAPAGPDTEEYLDSEKYQLRPRDWTRTDTLAPLLTTLNRLRREHPALQELRNLTFLPTDNDQVIAYTKRTGDDQVILVVNLDPHQVQEATVTLPSDERLIVTDEPTGESYTWHRHNYVRLDPSTAPAHLLTVRRTSL from the coding sequence CTGATCGGCCGGATCCCGGTGCTGGACGTCGCCCCGCTGGTGGACGGCGGGCGCCGCCCCGCCCGCGCCGTGGTCGGCGAGACCTTCCAGGTCACCGCCACCGTCTTCGGCGAGGGCCACGGCAAGGTCAACGCCAATGTGGTGCTGCGCGATCCGCGCGGGCGCACCGGCCCGTGGACGCCGATGCGCGAACTGGCCCCGGGTACCGACCACTGGGGTGCGGCGGTGACCCCCACCGCCGAGGGCCGGTGGAGCTACAGCGTGGAGGCCTGGAGCGACCCGGTGGCCGGCTGGCAGCACACCGCCGCCGTCAAGGTCCCGGCCGGGCAGGACGTCGAGCTGACCCTGGAGGAGGGCGCACTGCTCCTGGAGCGCGCCGCCGCCGGCATCCCCCGGCGGGCCGGCCGCGCCGAGGTGCTGAAGGCGGTCACCGCGCTGCGCGACCCTGCGCTGCCGCCGCTCTCCCGGCTGGCCGCCGCGCTGGCCCCCGCTGTCACCGAACCTCTGCTCCAGCACCCGTTGCGGGAGCTCGTCACCGCCTCGGCGGCGCTGCCGCTGCAGGTGGAGCGGCAGCGGGCGCTGTACGGCTCCTGGTACGAGTTCTTCCCGCGCTCCGAGGGCGCCACCCTGGACCCGCCCCGCTCGGGCACCTTCCGCACCGCCGCCGAGCGGCTGCCCGCCATCGCGGCGATGGGCTTCGACGTCCTCTACCTGCCGCCGATCCACCCGATCGGCCACTCCTTCCGCAAGGGCCCCAACAACACCCTGACCCCCGGCCCGGACGACGTCGGCTCGCCCTGGGCGATCGGCTCGCCCGAGGGCGGCCACGACGCGGTCCACCCCGACCTCGGCACCATCGAGGACTTCGACGCCTTCGTCGCCCGCGCCCAGGAACTCGGCCTGGAGATCGCGCTCGACTTCGCGCTCCAGGCCTCCCCCGACCACCCCTGGGTCAACAAGCACCCCCAGTGGTTCAGCCACCGGATCGACGGCACCATCGCCTACGCCGAGAACCCGCCCAAGAAGTACCAGGACATCTACCCGATCAACTTCGACCAGGACTTCGACGGCCTGGTGATCGAGACCCTGCGCCTGCTGCGCCACTGGATGGGCCACGGCGTGCGGATCTTCCGGGTCGACAACCCGCACACCAAGCCCGTGCACTTCTGGGAGAAGGTGATCGGCGAGATCAACCGCACCGACCCGGACGTGATCTTCCTCGCCGAGGCCTTCACCCGACCCGCCATGATGCACACCCTGGCGAAGATCGGCTTTCAGCAGTCCTACACGTACTTCACCTGGCGCAACAGCAAGCACGAACTCACCGAGTACCTCACCGAACTGTCCGGCCCGGCGGCGGCCTACATGCGGCCCAACTTCTTCGCCAACACCCCGGACATCCTGCCCCGCCATCTGCAGCACCAGGGCCCCGCCGCCTTCGCGGTGCGCGCCGTGCTGGCCGCCACCCTCTCGCCCAGCTACGGCATCTACGCCGGCTACGAGCTCGCCGAGTCCGCCCCGGCCGGGCCCGACACCGAGGAGTACCTGGACAGCGAGAAGTACCAGCTGCGCCCGCGCGACTGGACCCGCACCGACACCCTGGCCCCGCTGCTCACCACCCTCAACCGGCTGCGCCGCGAGCACCCCGCCCTCCAGGAACTGCGCAACCTCACCTTCCTGCCCACCGACAACGATCAGGTCATCGCCTACACCAAGCGCACCGGCGACGACCAGGTGATCCTCGTCGTCAACCTGGACCCGCACCAGGTCCAGGAGGCCACTGTCACTCTCCCGAGTGACGAGCGGCTCATCGTCACCGACGAGCCGACCGGCGAGAGCTACACCTGGCACCGCCACAACTACGTCCGGCTCGATCCCTCAACGGCGCCGGCCCACCTCCTCACCGTTCGGAGGACCTCCCTGTGA
- the treS gene encoding maltose alpha-D-glucosyltransferase, with protein sequence MIVNEPVHDTFADTEKKDLDPEWFKRAVFYEVLVRSFQDSNGDGVGDLKGLTAKLDYLQWLGVDCLWLPPFFASPLRDGGYDVADYKAVLPEFGDLADFVEFVDAAHKRGMRVIIDFVMNHTSDQHPWFQASRNDPEGPYGDFYVWADDDKQYPDARIIFVDTETSNWTYDPVRKQYFWHRFFSHQPDLNYDNPRVQEEMVAGLRFWLDLGIDGFRLDAVPYLFAREGTNCENLPETHEFLQRVRKEIDADYPDTVLLAEANQWPEDVVDYFGDFGSGGDECHMAFHFPVMPRIFMAVRRESRYPVSEILAKTPTIPHGCQWGIFLRNHDELTLEMVTDEERDYMYAEYAKDPRMRANVGIRRRLAPLLENDRNQIELFTALLLSLPGSPVLYYGDEIGMGDNIWLGDRDGVRTPMQWTPDRNAGFSSADPGRLSLPPIMDPVYGYQVTNVEAQQSSSSSLLHWTRRMIEIRKLNPAFGLGSYTELPSSNPAVLAFVREHEGDLVMCVNNFSRFPQPTELDLRQYGGRYPVELIGGVRFPSIGEWPYLLTLAGHGFYWFQLRRPGAQ encoded by the coding sequence GTGATTGTGAACGAGCCCGTCCACGACACCTTCGCGGACACCGAGAAGAAGGACCTGGACCCGGAGTGGTTCAAGCGTGCGGTCTTCTACGAGGTGCTGGTGCGGTCCTTCCAGGACAGCAACGGCGACGGTGTGGGTGACCTCAAAGGGCTCACCGCCAAGCTCGACTACCTCCAGTGGCTCGGCGTCGACTGCCTCTGGCTGCCGCCGTTCTTCGCCTCCCCGCTGCGTGACGGCGGCTACGACGTGGCCGACTACAAGGCGGTGCTGCCGGAGTTCGGCGACCTGGCCGACTTCGTGGAGTTCGTCGACGCCGCCCACAAGCGCGGCATGCGGGTGATCATCGACTTCGTGATGAACCACACCAGCGACCAGCACCCGTGGTTCCAGGCCTCGCGCAACGACCCCGAGGGCCCCTACGGCGACTTCTACGTCTGGGCCGACGACGACAAGCAGTACCCCGACGCGCGGATCATCTTCGTCGACACCGAGACCTCCAACTGGACCTACGACCCGGTGCGCAAGCAGTACTTCTGGCACCGGTTCTTCTCCCACCAGCCCGACCTGAACTACGACAACCCGCGGGTCCAGGAGGAGATGGTCGCGGGCCTGCGGTTCTGGCTGGACCTCGGCATCGACGGCTTCCGGCTGGACGCGGTGCCCTACCTGTTCGCGCGCGAGGGCACCAACTGCGAGAACCTCCCCGAGACCCACGAGTTCCTCCAGCGGGTCCGCAAGGAGATCGACGCCGACTACCCCGACACCGTGCTGCTGGCCGAGGCCAACCAGTGGCCCGAGGACGTGGTCGACTACTTCGGCGACTTCGGCTCCGGCGGCGACGAGTGCCACATGGCCTTCCACTTCCCGGTGATGCCGCGGATCTTCATGGCGGTGCGCCGTGAGTCGCGCTACCCGGTCTCGGAAATCCTCGCCAAGACGCCGACCATCCCGCACGGCTGCCAGTGGGGCATCTTCCTGCGCAACCACGACGAGCTGACCCTGGAGATGGTCACCGACGAGGAGCGCGACTACATGTACGCGGAGTACGCGAAGGACCCGCGGATGCGGGCCAACGTGGGCATCCGCCGCCGGCTCGCCCCGCTGCTGGAGAACGACCGCAACCAGATCGAGCTGTTCACCGCCCTGCTGCTGTCGCTGCCCGGCTCCCCGGTGCTCTACTACGGGGACGAGATCGGCATGGGCGACAACATCTGGCTCGGCGACCGCGACGGGGTGCGCACCCCGATGCAGTGGACACCCGACCGCAACGCGGGTTTCTCCTCCGCCGACCCGGGCAGGCTCAGTCTGCCGCCCATCATGGATCCGGTCTACGGCTACCAGGTGACCAACGTCGAGGCGCAGCAGAGCAGTTCCTCCTCGTTGCTGCACTGGACCAGGCGGATGATCGAGATTCGCAAGCTCAACCCGGCGTTCGGGCTGGGCAGTTACACCGAACTCCCGTCCAGCAACCCGGCCGTGCTGGCCTTCGTGCGCGAGCACGAGGGCGACCTGGTCATGTGTGTGAACAACTTCTCCCGCTTCCCCCAGCCCACCGAGCTGGACCTGCGGCAGTACGGCGGCCGGTACCCGGTCGAGCTGATCGGCGGGGTGCGGTTCCCGTCGATCGGCGAGTGGCCCTACCTGCTCACCCTCGCCGGGCACGGCTTCTACTGGTTCCAGCTGCGCAGGCCCGGCGCGCAGTAA
- a CDS encoding ABC transporter ATP-binding protein encodes MTTTAAPEADELPVAEDEEIPVPPGASAALLRSLLAPHRRRVLTGVMMILLQQAALQSGPLLVSLAIDRAIPALRHHDSGPLIAVTAGYLGCAALSTLLQRAFIRVSGRLNQDVLLELRTRIFRHAQRLGLDFHERYTSGRIISRGTSDVDTLRELLNEGLQELLAVFLSVCYIAVILLVMDWRLGLLALSSVLPMTLLVRMFRTRSSRVYRTSRTAVASVIVRFTETMNGIRPVQAFRREADNQAAFGELNRGYADANANGLLEMARYVGFSRATANLWVTVVVLVGAYLVTDGSLELGVLTGFVLYLRRLYDPIDQLAMFLNSYQSAAAALEKISGLLAQEPSVAEPATPVPLPATTATGRTVEFHQVGFAYRTGKEVLPAFSLTLPAGRTTAVVGATGAGKSTLAKLLARFYDPTSGRITLDGVDLRSLAAAELRRGVVMVTQESFLFSGTVAENIAVGRPEASREEIEQAAKAIGAHDFIAALPDGYDTDVRKRGGRISAGQRQLVAFARALLADPAVLILDEATSSLDVPGEQAVQRAMRTVLAGRTAVIIAHRLSTVEIADRVLVMESGRIIEDGTPAELIAGRGRFADLHTAWRDSLV; translated from the coding sequence ATGACCACCACTGCCGCCCCCGAGGCCGACGAGCTGCCGGTCGCCGAGGACGAGGAGATCCCCGTCCCGCCCGGCGCCTCCGCCGCCCTGCTGCGCTCGCTGCTCGCCCCGCACCGGCGCCGGGTGCTGACCGGGGTCATGATGATCCTGCTCCAGCAGGCCGCGCTGCAGTCCGGTCCGCTGCTGGTGTCGCTGGCCATCGACCGGGCCATCCCGGCGCTGCGCCACCACGACAGCGGCCCGCTGATCGCTGTCACCGCCGGCTACCTGGGCTGCGCCGCGCTCAGCACGCTGCTGCAGCGCGCCTTCATCCGGGTCTCCGGGCGGCTCAACCAGGACGTGCTGCTCGAACTGCGCACCCGGATCTTCCGGCACGCCCAGCGGCTCGGCCTGGACTTCCACGAGCGCTACACCTCCGGCCGGATCATCTCGCGCGGCACCAGCGACGTGGACACCCTGCGCGAACTGCTCAACGAGGGCCTGCAGGAGCTGCTCGCGGTCTTCCTGTCGGTCTGCTACATCGCGGTCATCCTGCTGGTGATGGACTGGCGACTGGGCCTGCTGGCGCTCAGCTCGGTGCTGCCGATGACGCTGCTGGTCCGGATGTTCCGCACCCGCAGCTCCCGGGTCTACCGCACCTCGCGCACCGCGGTCGCCTCGGTGATCGTCCGGTTCACCGAGACCATGAACGGCATCCGCCCGGTGCAGGCCTTCCGCCGCGAGGCGGACAACCAGGCCGCGTTCGGCGAGCTCAACCGCGGCTACGCCGACGCCAACGCCAACGGCCTGCTGGAGATGGCGCGTTACGTCGGCTTCTCGCGGGCCACGGCGAACCTGTGGGTCACCGTGGTGGTGCTGGTCGGCGCCTACCTGGTGACCGACGGCAGCCTGGAGCTGGGCGTGCTGACCGGGTTCGTGCTCTACCTGCGACGGCTGTACGACCCGATCGACCAGCTGGCGATGTTCCTGAACAGCTACCAGTCGGCCGCCGCCGCGCTGGAGAAGATCTCCGGCCTGCTGGCCCAGGAGCCCTCGGTCGCCGAGCCGGCCACCCCCGTGCCGCTGCCGGCCACCACCGCCACCGGGCGCACGGTCGAGTTCCACCAGGTGGGGTTTGCCTACCGCACCGGCAAGGAGGTGCTGCCGGCCTTCTCGCTGACCCTGCCGGCCGGCCGGACCACCGCGGTGGTGGGCGCCACCGGCGCCGGCAAGTCCACCCTGGCCAAGCTGCTGGCCCGGTTCTACGACCCGACCTCCGGCCGGATCACCCTGGACGGCGTCGACCTGCGTTCGCTGGCCGCGGCCGAACTGCGGCGCGGCGTGGTGATGGTGACCCAGGAGTCGTTCCTCTTCTCCGGCACGGTCGCCGAGAACATCGCGGTGGGCCGCCCGGAGGCGAGCCGCGAGGAGATCGAGCAGGCCGCCAAGGCGATCGGGGCCCATGACTTCATCGCCGCCCTGCCCGACGGCTACGACACCGACGTGCGCAAGCGGGGCGGCCGGATCTCCGCCGGCCAGCGCCAACTGGTGGCCTTCGCCCGCGCGTTGCTGGCCGACCCGGCGGTGCTGATCCTGGACGAGGCGACCTCCTCGCTGGACGTCCCCGGGGAGCAGGCCGTGCAGCGCGCCATGCGCACGGTACTGGCGGGCCGCACCGCGGTGATCATCGCGCACCGGCTGTCCACCGTGGAGATCGCGGACCGGGTGCTGGTGATGGAGTCGGGCCGGATCATCGAGGACGGCACCCCGGCCGAGCTGATCGCCGGCCGCGGTCGCTTCGCCGACCTGCACACGGCCTGGCGCGACAGCCTGGTCTGA
- the glgP gene encoding alpha-glucan family phosphorylase encodes MKAIRRFTVRTVLPEQLQPLHELALNLRWSWHPETRELFRSVEPGVWEAVGEDPVRLLGEVPAARLAALAADRRFLRRLGDLTDDLHDYLSGPRWYQSALPPGEAPAAIAYFSPEYGIAAALPQYSGGLGILAGDHLKAASDLGVPLIGVGLFYRHGYFRQSLARDGWQQERYPVLDPDELAVTLLRETDGTACRVELALPGGRTLAAQVWKAQVGRVPLLLLDSDLEVNAATERDVTDRLYGGGSEHRLLQEMLLGIGGVRALRVFCRLTGHPAPEVFHTNEGHAGFLGIERIRELVDTAPADFSSALEAVRAGTLFTTHTPVPAGIDRFDRELVARHFSGDAALRGVPVDQVLALGLENWPGGDPKLFNMAAMGLRLAQRANGVSTLHGAVSRAMFGALWPGFDADEVPITSITNGVHAPTWIDPAVVRLGAAEIGADRAESAMSVGGAERWSGVEQIGDAEIWGVRRALRAQLVEEARRRLRASWRQRGAGDAELGWTEAVLDPEVLTIGFARRVPSYKRLTLMLRDQDRLRSLLLHPTRPVQIVVAGKAHPADDGGKRLIQQLVAFADDPAVRHRIVFLPDYDMAMAKHLYPGCDVWLNNPLRPLEACGTSGMKAALNGCLNLSVLDGWWEEWYDGRNGWAIPTADGPGFDEDQRDDIEAAALYDLIEHQVAGAYYDRGVDGLPHRWIAMVRHTLVTLGPKVLAGRMVREYVERLYAPAALAQRGLDGEGARLLALWKAKVRSAWPAVRVEHVDASAAAGAEAEAAELGSALALRVQVALGGLAPEDVEVQAVSGAVDERDRIREAEAQTLKPVGGPDLNGCQRYEGTLELSRTGPFGYTVRVLPSHPLLASPAELGLVALPPESAGMDAGVLR; translated from the coding sequence GTGAAGGCCATCCGCAGATTCACCGTCCGCACCGTCCTGCCCGAGCAGCTCCAGCCGCTGCACGAACTCGCGCTCAATCTGCGCTGGTCCTGGCACCCGGAGACCCGGGAGCTGTTCCGCTCGGTCGAGCCCGGGGTCTGGGAGGCCGTCGGAGAGGACCCGGTCAGGCTGCTCGGCGAGGTGCCGGCGGCCCGGCTGGCCGCGCTCGCCGCCGACCGCCGCTTCCTGCGCCGGCTGGGCGACCTCACCGACGACCTGCACGACTACCTCAGCGGGCCGCGCTGGTACCAGTCGGCCCTGCCGCCCGGTGAGGCCCCCGCGGCCATCGCCTACTTCTCGCCCGAGTACGGCATCGCCGCCGCGCTGCCGCAGTACTCGGGGGGCCTGGGCATCCTGGCGGGCGACCACCTGAAGGCCGCCAGCGACCTGGGCGTGCCGCTGATCGGCGTGGGCCTGTTCTACCGGCACGGCTACTTCCGCCAGTCGCTGGCCCGGGACGGCTGGCAGCAGGAGCGCTACCCGGTGCTCGACCCCGACGAGCTGGCGGTGACCCTGCTGCGCGAGACGGACGGCACCGCCTGTCGGGTGGAGCTGGCCCTGCCGGGCGGGCGCACGCTGGCCGCACAGGTCTGGAAGGCCCAGGTCGGCCGGGTCCCGCTGCTGCTGCTGGACTCCGACCTCGAGGTCAACGCGGCCACCGAACGGGACGTCACCGACCGCCTCTACGGCGGCGGCAGCGAGCACCGGCTGCTCCAGGAGATGCTGCTGGGCATCGGCGGGGTGCGGGCGCTGCGGGTGTTCTGCCGGCTCACCGGGCACCCGGCGCCCGAGGTCTTCCACACCAACGAGGGGCACGCCGGGTTCCTCGGCATCGAGCGGATCCGCGAGCTGGTGGACACCGCGCCGGCCGACTTCTCCAGCGCGCTGGAGGCGGTCCGGGCGGGCACCCTGTTCACCACCCACACCCCGGTGCCCGCCGGCATCGACCGCTTCGACCGGGAGCTGGTGGCCCGGCACTTCAGCGGGGACGCCGCGCTGCGCGGGGTGCCGGTCGACCAGGTGCTCGCGCTCGGCCTGGAGAACTGGCCGGGCGGCGACCCCAAGCTGTTCAACATGGCCGCCATGGGCCTGCGCCTGGCCCAGCGCGCCAACGGTGTGAGCACCCTGCACGGCGCGGTCAGCCGCGCCATGTTCGGCGCGCTGTGGCCCGGCTTCGACGCCGACGAGGTGCCGATCACCTCGATCACCAACGGCGTGCACGCGCCCACCTGGATCGATCCGGCGGTGGTGCGCCTGGGCGCCGCCGAGATCGGCGCCGACCGGGCGGAGAGCGCCATGTCGGTGGGCGGGGCCGAGCGCTGGAGCGGGGTCGAGCAGATCGGCGACGCCGAGATCTGGGGGGTGCGGCGCGCGCTGCGGGCCCAGCTGGTGGAGGAGGCCAGGCGCCGGCTGCGGGCCTCCTGGCGCCAGCGCGGGGCCGGCGACGCCGAGCTCGGCTGGACCGAGGCGGTGCTCGACCCGGAGGTGCTGACCATCGGCTTCGCCCGCCGGGTGCCCTCCTACAAGCGGCTCACCCTGATGCTGCGGGACCAGGACCGGCTGCGCTCGCTGCTGCTGCACCCCACCCGGCCGGTGCAGATCGTGGTGGCCGGCAAGGCCCACCCGGCGGACGACGGCGGCAAGCGGCTGATCCAGCAGCTGGTGGCCTTCGCCGACGATCCGGCGGTGCGCCACCGGATCGTCTTCCTGCCGGACTACGACATGGCGATGGCCAAGCACCTCTACCCCGGCTGCGACGTCTGGCTGAACAACCCGCTGCGCCCGCTGGAGGCCTGCGGCACCTCGGGGATGAAGGCCGCGCTGAACGGCTGCCTCAACCTGTCGGTGCTGGACGGCTGGTGGGAGGAGTGGTACGACGGCCGTAACGGCTGGGCGATCCCGACGGCCGACGGCCCCGGCTTCGACGAGGACCAGCGCGACGACATCGAGGCCGCCGCGCTCTACGACCTGATCGAGCACCAGGTCGCGGGCGCCTACTACGACCGGGGCGTCGACGGGCTGCCGCACCGCTGGATCGCGATGGTCCGGCACACCCTGGTGACGCTCGGCCCCAAGGTGCTGGCCGGGCGGATGGTGCGGGAGTACGTGGAGCGGCTCTACGCGCCGGCCGCGCTCGCCCAGCGCGGGCTGGACGGCGAGGGGGCGCGGCTGCTCGCGCTCTGGAAGGCGAAGGTCCGGTCGGCCTGGCCGGCCGTCCGGGTCGAGCACGTGGACGCCTCGGCCGCCGCCGGGGCCGAGGCCGAGGCCGCCGAGCTGGGCTCGGCGCTCGCGCTGCGGGTGCAGGTCGCGCTCGGCGGGCTGGCACCGGAGGACGTCGAGGTGCAGGCCGTCTCCGGCGCGGTCGACGAGCGCGACCGCATCCGCGAGGCGGAGGCCCAGACCCTCAAGCCGGTCGGCGGCCCGGACCTGAACGGCTGCCAACGCTACGAGGGCACGCTGGAGTTGAGCCGCACCGGGCCGTTCGGTTACACGGTCCGGGTGCTGCCCAGCCATCCGCTGCTGGCCTCCCCGGCCGAACTGGGCCTGGTGGCGCTGCCGCCGGAGTCGGCGGGGATGGACGCCGGGGTGCTGCGGTAG
- a CDS encoding ABC transporter ATP-binding protein translates to MAENAAPPHQPPTDRPDRSTVRSLLRLKPYAYPIRWYLVGAVAAALIASGAVLVVPLVLGRIVDGPIGHHDQAALWPLIGLLLLLGAAEAGLFGLRRVLIARPLARVEAAMRSDLYAKLQRLPVSFHDRWPSGQLLSRATSDLYTLRLFLAFPLVFLVVNTLTFLAGSVLMLLLDWRLGLIALVPAVPLILICTHFEARYSAAARTAQDQNGDLATVLEESVLGIRILKSFGRQRTMARHFAERAELLRGTELRKAWMLADLWAVIVGLPELALGSALAVGSVLVAHDELSAGTLVAFLSTALALRWPVESLGWLLAYSNEAGTAADRLFDVLDTPEQPEPEPAAPGPAGDGIRFSGVRFRYPDAPADSPDLLCGIDLHIRRGETMALVGATGSGKTTLTALLPRLYEATAGTITVDGQDTAHLPLPRLRELVSVAFEEPTLFSATVRENVLMGAPGAGPEQLERALATAQAGFVHQLPKGVDTEVGEQGLSLSGGQRQRLALARAVVGSPEFLVLDDPLSALDVHTEALVERALREVLGDTTALVVAHRPSTVLLADRVAVLAEGRILAVGTHQRLLETCPEYRELMSGENALEASVTR, encoded by the coding sequence ATGGCCGAGAACGCTGCACCCCCGCATCAGCCGCCCACCGACCGGCCCGACAGGTCCACGGTGCGCTCGCTGCTCAGGCTCAAGCCCTACGCGTACCCCATCCGCTGGTACCTCGTCGGCGCGGTGGCCGCCGCCCTGATCGCCTCCGGCGCGGTCCTGGTGGTGCCGCTCGTGCTGGGCCGGATCGTGGACGGCCCGATCGGCCACCACGACCAGGCCGCGCTCTGGCCGCTGATCGGACTCCTGCTGCTGCTCGGCGCCGCCGAGGCCGGCCTCTTCGGGCTGCGCCGGGTGCTGATCGCCCGCCCGCTGGCCCGGGTCGAGGCCGCCATGCGCAGCGACCTGTACGCCAAGCTGCAGCGCCTGCCGGTCTCCTTCCACGACCGCTGGCCCTCCGGCCAGCTGCTCTCCCGGGCCACCTCGGACCTGTACACCCTGCGGCTCTTCCTGGCCTTCCCGCTGGTCTTCCTGGTCGTCAACACCCTGACCTTCCTCGCCGGTTCGGTGCTGATGCTGCTGCTGGACTGGCGGCTGGGCCTGATCGCGCTGGTCCCCGCGGTGCCGCTGATCCTCATCTGCACGCACTTCGAGGCCCGCTACTCGGCCGCCGCCCGGACCGCCCAGGACCAGAACGGCGACCTCGCCACGGTGCTGGAGGAGTCGGTGCTCGGCATCCGGATCCTCAAGTCCTTCGGCCGCCAGCGCACCATGGCCCGGCACTTCGCCGAGCGGGCCGAGCTGCTGCGCGGCACCGAACTGCGCAAGGCCTGGATGCTGGCCGACCTGTGGGCGGTCATCGTCGGTCTGCCCGAGCTGGCCCTGGGCAGCGCACTGGCCGTCGGATCGGTGCTGGTGGCCCACGACGAGCTGAGCGCCGGCACCCTGGTCGCCTTCCTGTCCACCGCACTGGCGCTGCGCTGGCCGGTGGAGTCGCTGGGCTGGCTGCTGGCCTACAGCAACGAGGCGGGCACCGCCGCCGACCGGCTCTTCGACGTGCTCGACACCCCCGAGCAGCCCGAGCCCGAACCGGCGGCGCCCGGCCCCGCGGGTGACGGCATCCGCTTCAGCGGTGTCCGCTTCCGCTACCCCGACGCGCCCGCCGACAGCCCCGACCTGCTGTGCGGCATCGACCTGCACATCCGGCGCGGCGAGACGATGGCGCTGGTCGGCGCCACCGGCAGCGGCAAGACCACGCTGACCGCGCTGCTCCCCCGGCTCTACGAGGCCACCGCCGGCACCATCACGGTGGACGGCCAGGACACCGCCCACCTGCCGCTGCCCCGGCTGCGCGAGCTGGTCTCGGTCGCCTTCGAGGAGCCGACACTGTTCTCCGCCACCGTGCGCGAGAACGTGCTGATGGGCGCGCCCGGCGCCGGCCCGGAGCAGTTGGAGCGGGCGCTGGCCACCGCCCAGGCCGGCTTCGTGCACCAGCTGCCCAAGGGCGTGGACACCGAGGTCGGCGAGCAGGGCCTGAGCCTGTCCGGCGGCCAGCGCCAGCGCCTGGCGCTGGCCCGCGCGGTGGTCGGCTCGCCGGAGTTCCTGGTGCTGGACGACCCGCTCTCCGCGCTGGACGTGCACACCGAGGCGCTGGTCGAACGGGCCCTGCGCGAGGTGCTCGGCGACACCACCGCGCTGGTGGTGGCGCACCGGCCGAGCACGGTGCTGCTGGCCGACCGGGTCGCGGTGCTGGCCGAGGGCCGGATCCTGGCGGTCGGCACCCACCAGCGGCTGCTGGAGACCTGTCCCGAGTACCGCGAACTGATGTCCGGCGAAAACGCGCTGGAAGCGAGTGTGACCCGATGA